One window of Heptranchias perlo isolate sHepPer1 chromosome 15, sHepPer1.hap1, whole genome shotgun sequence genomic DNA carries:
- the cox7b gene encoding cytochrome c oxidase subunit 7B, mitochondrial, giving the protein MVPLTRSLLSLSGRSIRQIVARQAHHKTAPDFHDKYGNAILLGGIVFCTSIWSYVCTQTGLTWNFSPVGKITPQEWRED; this is encoded by the exons ATGGTGCCTTTGACCAGGAGTCTGTTGAGTTTGTCGG GCCGGAGCATTCGGCAAATTGTAGCAAGACAAGCTCACCACAAAACTGCTCCTGACTTTCATGACAAATATGGAAATGCTATCCTTTTGGGAGGAATAGTATTCTGTACTTCGATCTGGAGTTAT GTTTGTACACAGACTGGGCTCACCTGGAACTTTTCACCTGTTGGCAAGATCACCCCTCAAGAAtggagggaagactag